In Chrysiogenes arsenatis DSM 11915, the following proteins share a genomic window:
- a CDS encoding twin-arginine translocase TatA/TatE family subunit, giving the protein MFGLGVWELAIILVIVLVIFGAGKLPQIGAGLGKGIRNFKDSVKTTEDEAKGNIDQSTPTNNNKTDEKP; this is encoded by the coding sequence ATGTTTGGTTTAGGTGTATGGGAACTGGCAATCATTTTGGTCATTGTACTGGTGATTTTTGGTGCAGGCAAACTTCCCCAAATTGGCGCAGGGCTCGGAAAAGGGATACGCAACTTTAAAGATTCCGTCAAGACAACCGAAGACGAAGCCAAAGGCAATATCGATCAATCTACTCCTACCAATAACAACAAAACTGACGAGAAGCCATAA